tgaATAAAGGGACACAATTCCGCCTTCCATcatcaataatggggcacaattcctcccactaacaccaacaatggggcacaattcctcccactaacaccaacaatggggcacaattcctcccattgacaccaaggctggggcattgttttttcccTACGGATGTCGGGACCTTTTCTGCTTCCAATGGCCACAGtcaggccctcctaaagtctgcaggacagtaaactggccctttgtttagaaagtttggagacccctaactTAGATCATAAAAAAAGGCTTTAGATAGAAGCAAATATATGTTTTTGATTtgatgccatgtgattggctgattagtaatttgcgttaccaagcaattgaacaggtgtacctaagtGGCCGATTAGTGTATAGCACTGGGATGATTAGTTCATGTTATTAGATTTTGTGCTATTCTGTTTATCCTTACACTTGTGTAGCGTctggttactttccagaaccgttgctatgttaaatttagagggggtcagagagttagttaactctgaccatgttgatttgtccaaatttgggcctctgtctcagtgttggctgtgctgtgggtccattctgtcCTTTCTGGGGTGAGATCACCCCAGgtcggtaggtggcagcagtggagtccgggattgggtgctcttgcccagcagcctatcaggagggtttggcctcgctgtgcatgctgggagagagtatttatggggcagacgccatcttcctgGGTTCTTCTCCTCGTGTGGCGACCATCTTTAGGGTAGCTACTTCACGCCGccccggcaaatggccttccgggccgggggGTGCGCGTGCAACGCAAGGAacctggcttcgggaccacgttggcccggagcaattgatctgccgactggggactcagtaatcgactgggtcccacctAAGGAGGTCCTGGTTAATGATTACTTATTGGCTCATTCTGTGATTTCCATTTGCTTAGGGGACAGTGTGATGCAACAGATATTACTGGATCGGAATGGACACCCTCTGACTCCAGAGCTGAAAGGTAAATATTAGAGGTTGTTTGATGTTTGGGACGCTAATGCACGCTATACAGCTACTTTAGGTTCCAAGTCCCTCTGTGTATTGCATTTAATTCTTTGAGTGGACACTTCTCAAATAAATGCTGTTGGATACAATGAGAACATGGATACTATTGTTGTATGTTGGGAAAATATCAGTTgacagtaaggctccattcacacctagacgttttaacgcctgaagcccgacgctattgcagcctgaaatacgctggaggggtgatttaacattgttctctatggttcacatctccacgccgaacgccgaaacgctgtacgcctgaagctcaacacaagtccctgacccttttttttcaggcagcttcggcgttcggcatagccgacaatgtgtaaatcacccctccagcgaaaaccgcggtaaaaaatGCCGCGTTTtgacgcggcaaatcgcggtaaaaaacgctgcaatttgtcgtgccaaatcgcggtacaaaacactgcgctaaggtgtgaatgcagccttagatgcGTCCTTTATTTTTACAGGAATTCTGTTTAGACGATACATTCAGGTAACCAATGGTCAACATAGCTGATATATATGACCTATGGCATGTATAATACAATAGTTCCATCTAGAGGTTGAATTGGTAAATATTTAACCTTTAGGACAGGGGtaaccaaccagtggcccgggggccacatgtggcccgcggagccctctgatgtggcccgcgacctcctacgctggaatggtgggttgacaagcccagatcgcattgtgaatggtggtggtagaggaagaaagcggctgcggagcagagccccataggcCGATGCTTTCTCTACAGCTAGTCTATGGCAAATTaaagcaggatagacacaggtgcattaTGCTGCACCCACAttatgggtaaaccgcagcacatcagggtgaaagcagtcttaggcccttttcacatgatcatCCCAACCAAATTGGACCCTCAATtaacctctacagagcgacagatgtccgtttacgctcgcctacctccaatccaaaaaacaaaagggaattcgtcccattccatctgggaggacctatagagtagccgtgacctgtcatctgtcCGCTCCACTcaatgtggcccgcgactggttaccaagttgcttaagtggccctcgctcttcaaaaggttgggcacccctgctttaggacATTAGTGTAAAATAGTGAGAAAGGAGCCATACCCATGTGGGATTGTCTATCCCAACTTTCTAAATAAAAGGTTAGAAGCCTAAGCTGAAAGAAGGACTTTATAATGACAGAACACCAAGGAAGCTCTGTGCCAGAAGAAAGTTCCCCTTATAAGGCTTTCAaaatagtgtagcgctacccccggaggagcttctggttagatttgggatctactctcaatAACTGATTCACCCCTtttaactagctcgaaccctccctagGCACACCAGATGACTGCAAAAGTATTGTGACCCCTACTTGGTTAAGGCCACAATAGCACACATGAAACATGCAAAAGCCAAGAAtacatatatcggcctaaactgggaaaaaaaaatgttttttacatatttttgggggatatttattatagcaaaaagtttaaaaaattgcttttttttcaaaattatcgctctttttttgtttataccgcaaaaaataaaaactacagaggtgatcaaataccaccaaaagaaagctctatttgtggggaaaaaggatgtcaattttgtttgggtgccacgcaattgtcagttaaagcgccgcagtgccgaatcgcaaaaaatgggccgtcattgggcagccaattcttccggggctgaagtagttaagtaAACCCGTAAACGTGACTTGAGAGATGAATTGTGGCAAAACTTCTCTCAGGAGAGAACATTATCAGAAAGGTTAGAAAATAAATTCAAAACTCCCAGGTGAGGTGTGGAAAGTATGGCAGGAAGATTTTGCTGTGAGAGTATCTAAGACGTCCTATGAAGCCGGGGGATTCAGACCCTTATGTTTCACCTGTAACTAAGTATCCACTTTTAGATGGACTAGTTATCTAAACATGAAAGCTCCTATGGCCCGAGTGTTCCTCTTTATAATGGCAGCTCGATTTAAAGACATcttttagatcagtggttctcaacctgggggtcgggaccccctcgggggtcaaatgatgatttgccaggggtcactgaatcctggactattcctgaagcccgcaccactctcccagcctttttgcggccacccagcaggctggccctggagcctgtggctgcccagctgggctgtacctggagcccgcggccgcccactcagcttctttgcaggcgcccattcagttcacagcatggctgggggcaaagactagaggtcagctgactggtgaggaatgtgaagtgggatgggctggaggagaccccatatcctgatttcggcataagtgtcactgctgcgaaacaccacaaagtcagagacacagtgaagccggagacacagtgaagccggagacacagtgggccagattctcgtagttctgcggcggcgtaacgtatccgatttacgttacgccgccgcaacttagacgggcaagtgctgtattctcaaagcacttgctccataagttgcggcggcgtagcgtaaatcggccggcgtaagctcgcctaattcaaatttggatcaggggggtgtgttttatgtaaatttactgtggcccgacgtgattgacgtttttcccgaacggcgcatgtgccgtctgtggaatttcccagtgtgcattgctccaaagtatgccgcaaggacgacattggtttcgacgtgaacgtaaattacgtccagccccattcacggatgacttgtgcaaacgtgggaacgacggccatacttaacattgttacgccgcacttacgccaccatatagcaggggcaagtatacgccgggaaaagcctaatgtaaatggcgtaactttactgcgtcggccgggcgtacgttcgggaattcgcatatctacctaatttgcatactcgacgcggaattcgacggaagcgccacctagcggccagcgtaaatatgcatttttgatacgacagtgtaacacagttacgcctgtcggatctaagctaaatatatgcgtaactgattctaagaatcaggcgcatagatacgaccgcgcaacttggagatacgacggcgtatctggagatatgccgtcgtatctcgtttaagaatctgggcccaagagtgtgattatagttgccattaaaaggactcaggtagcgctaaatgtctgtggtttaggcgcaaattacttgtcatgccttgggtgctgacaacccacgctacaaaaataattttactgttaggggtccccacaacttgggaaatgttatcaaggggtcacggcactagaaggttgagaaccactgttttagaTGCTTCTATTGAGCATGTCTAGCTTATCACATGCAGTTTGGGGTAAGCTTAGAACCCATGGCCACctgaccaaaaaaaaacaggttgGTATTTCAgggggtaaaaaatattttggcaCATGGATTGATTTTTGGGCAActacatttttttgatttttatattttataataattGTATTGATgttattttttgctttctttgCTTTGGCAGAAATACAGGAACATCACAAGCAACATCTGCTAGAAATCGCTATACCGAAGCCCTCGGAATCTACAGAACAGAAATGTTATGTTTCTGATCGTTACATGGATCTGATTGTATCCCATGTCCGCCCCTTTCATAGATCAGCGAATCACAAGCTTTTAGAGACCGCAGAAAAACATAAAGATTACGTACGACCTGCTGCAGGAAGTGTTTCTCCTAACCGACTGTTCAGCTGGTGCCAAAATCTAAGATGTGCCCCACATGCGGTGATGGTGACTGGTGTGCCAGGAATAGGGAAGACAACTCTACTGGAGAAGCTGGTTTGTGATTGGGCAAATGGAAAATTCTATCAGCAGTTTTCTTTCATCTTCTTCTTAAGGTTCCGGGATCTCAACAAGCTAGAAAAGATCAGCTTGGAGTCAATGATCCTTCAGGAATATCCATATTTAGAGAATCAACTTGGGAACATTTTAGAGAATCCAGAAAGGCTACTCTTTATCTTTGATGGCCTGGATGAAAGTGTTCATGAAATAGATTTTATATTTGGACAGCTGCCTCGTGATATAAAACAAGTAGAGAATGTTGGAGCAGTTGTTGTTGGTTTGGCAAAACAGTTTCTACTCAAGGGTTGCTCGTTGCTTATGACCAGTCAACCAGACAGATTAGCGGGAAAGGATATTAACATTTTCAAGAGAGCACTGGAGGTCATTGGATTCTTACCAAAAGAAAGTCAACTTTACATTGAAAGATTCTTCATGAACAAGGAAATATCAGAGAAGGTTTTGGGTTTTCTGAGAGAGAACGGTGTGCTGTACACTTTCTGTTACAACCCATCGTACTGCTGGATCATCTGCACAGTCCTATCAAAGTTCTTCAAAGGCCAATCAACCAATGATGACCAAATGATGCCATCACTGCCGAAAACTCTGACGCAGCTCTTTGCGGCCTTCATTGCTGATGTTCTGTCCAAGCATAGTCTGGATAAAATTAAGGCTCGGAGTTTGTTGACCTCTATCGGGTGGATGGCAGAACATGAAGTTATGAACCACATTACCAAATTCGAAAAACAGACCTTATCACAGTTTAATGTGGACCCGACCTCAAACCTTTTTCCAGAATTAATGAAAGAATACACACGTTCCCCCGAGGCATCCTTCTCCTTCCTTCACCCCATCACCCAGGAATTTTTGGCTGCCTTGGTCCATTATATTGATTATTCTCCTGAGAATTTAGAAAGCTCACTTAAAAGAACCAAGTTCTTCAAAGATAACTATGGTGAACTATTTCTCTCGTTTCTCTGTGGCCTCTCCGATATCTCCACCAGGACCATTTTAGAGCCTTATCTGGGTGACTTTTCTTCTGATGCTGCCGAAGATGTCCTCACCTGGCTTAAAAAAGAGGTTACAGAatttaaaaccttaaaaaaaagaagGCTCTTGAGTATATGTTTTAAATTCTTTGAGCTACAGAATAAGGAATTTGTTTTGGAATGTCTTGGATCGCTCAGACATTTTAACATTGGTCAAGTCAACCTGACCCCTCTGGACTGCTCTGTGGTGTCTTTTACAATTCAGTCCTTTGAAGAGATTGAAGTTCTTGGCTTAGGAGAATGTAAGCTTCGGAGGGAAGATGTTGAGAGATTTGCACCTGCTCTACATAAAATACGTGACATAGGGTACGATATAAATGCATTTCCTCTTATGTCTAGTAAATATCAAAAGCTCttggtgttaaaggggttgtaaaggtacaatttgttttccctaaatagcttcctttcccttagtgccgtcctccttcacttaccttatccttccattttgcttttaaatgtccgtatttcttctgagaaatcctcacttcctgttcttactgtgccatcaatttgcaccactgtgcaatgccattaaacgcagtcactgtgccattcattgtcaccactgtgccatgccattaaacgcagccactgtgtcatacattgtcaccactgtgccatgccattaaacgcagtcactgtgccatccattgtcaccactgtgccatgccattaaacgcagccactgtgtcatacattgtcaccactgtgccatgccattaaacgcagccactgtgccatacattgtcaccactgtgccatgccattaaacgcagtcactgtgccatccattgtcaccactgtgccatgccattaaacgcagtcactgtgccatacattgtcaccactgtgccatgccattaaacgcagccgctgtgccatgcattgtcaccactgtgccatgccattaaacgcagccactgtgccctttaatggtcgccgctgtgccaattgtccccactgtgccctgtaaattgctttcttccccctccgcccggcacttacctttactggttttaggcatccacgtcccacgatgtcttctcccgccctcgatgactgacaggcgtctcagccaatcaggttactggtagccagaaccggccaacctgattggctgagacgcctgtcatcttattcaaggggcgtacagtctgtgcgctccgagaataagcttccgggacccgagggctgtattgggaaagcctatcagagctgttggctttgatagacatttccgtacagccaaccagctggcgttattcagatggccggacattgagcgccgaccatctgaataacagcggcgaaaataacatagattcgtgcaatgcatgaatctatgttatttgactcagtggcggtgagagccagagggggcggcgctccagcgccctctatggacgaaccgccactggtagtCGCACAAGGCATTTTTTGTATATGTTACTGAAATAATGTATCTTATTCACTCCTTACAGATTCAATGACAGTAGATTCGGAGATGACGGAGTCAAGTTTATATGTTCAGCATTAAAACATCCCGACTGCAAGATACACACTCTGCAGTAAGTTGGGAGGATG
This window of the Rana temporaria chromosome 13, aRanTem1.1, whole genome shotgun sequence genome carries:
- the LOC120920973 gene encoding NACHT, LRR and PYD domains-containing protein 3-like isoform X2 gives rise to the protein MGQMPTRYRDGEREEFHRLLSQYNVNELQLIYEYFKNDLIYIVASATEFKQLLEYMATRNILNMELYLKIRSDLGPFMFSEKLVQDILDAGKEAIMGFLEAIYDLQFFNAPTHLYALRDELDKFGDSVMQQILLDRNGHPLTPELKEIQEHHKQHLLEIAIPKPSESTEQKCYVSDRYMDLIVSHVRPFHRSANHKLLETAEKHKDYVRPAAGSVSPNRLFSWCQNLRCAPHAVMVTGVPGIGKTTLLEKLVCDWANGKFYQQFSFIFFLRFRDLNKLEKISLESMILQEYPYLENQLGNILENPERLLFIFDGLDESVHEIDFIFGQLPRDIKQVENVGAVVVGLAKQFLLKGCSLLMTSQPDRLAGKDINIFKRALEVIGFLPKESQLYIERFFMNKEISEKVLGFLRENGVLYTFCYNPSYCWIICTVLSKFFKGQSTNDDQMMPSLPKTLTQLFAAFIADVLSKHSLDKIKARSLLTSIGWMAEHEVMNHITKFEKQTLSQFNVDPTSNLFPELMKEYTRSPEASFSFLHPITQEFLAALVHYIDYSPENLESSLKRTKFFKDNYGELFLSFLCGLSDISTRTILEPYLGDFSSDAAEDVLTWLKKEVTEFKTLKKRRLLSICFKFFELQNKEFVLECLGSLRHFNIGQVNLTPLDCSVVSFTIQSFEEIEVLGLGECKLRREDVERFAPALHKIRDIGFNDSRFGDDGVKFICSALKHPDCKIHTLHLGATGLTDRACSYLGPAISANKSLRILRLSCNRLDGPHFGDLMTALSSPACQLEELDLSSTCLADTSCSLLASGIRSNQSLKILILSFNHLTCPYFGDLMEALSSPTCAVEQLMLQGILLDDEHLPLMLPLSNNKNLTYLDLSTNSLTGASTPHLRDLILQSPSLKRVRLGFSPRLLEDGRPLLELEAQRPSLYISVG
- the LOC120920973 gene encoding NACHT, LRR and PYD domains-containing protein 3-like isoform X1, giving the protein MGQMPTRYRDGEREEFHRLLSQYNVNELQLIYEYFKNDLIYIVASATEFKQLLEYMATRNILNMELYLKIRSDLGPFMFSEKLVQDILDAGKEAIMGFLEAIYDLQFFNAPTHLYALRDELDKFGDSVMQQILLDRNGHPLTPELKEIQEHHKQHLLEIAIPKPSESTEQKCYVSDRYMDLIVSHVRPFHRSANHKLLETAEKHKDYVRPAAGSVSPNRLFSWCQNLRCAPHAVMVTGVPGIGKTTLLEKLVCDWANGKFYQQFSFIFFLRFRDLNKLEKISLESMILQEYPYLENQLGNILENPERLLFIFDGLDESVHEIDFIFGQLPRDIKQVENVGAVVVGLAKQFLLKGCSLLMTSQPDRLAGKDINIFKRALEVIGFLPKESQLYIERFFMNKEISEKVLGFLRENGVLYTFCYNPSYCWIICTVLSKFFKGQSTNDDQMMPSLPKTLTQLFAAFIADVLSKHSLDKIKARSLLTSIGWMAEHEVMNHITKFEKQTLSQFNVDPTSNLFPELMKEYTRSPEASFSFLHPITQEFLAALVHYIDYSPENLESSLKRTKFFKDNYGELFLSFLCGLSDISTRTILEPYLGDFSSDAAEDVLTWLKKEVTEFKTLKKRRLLSICFKFFELQNKEFVLECLGSLRHFNIGQVNLTPLDCSVVSFTIQSFEEIEVLGLGECKLRREDVERFAPALHKIRDIGFNDSRFGDDGVKFICSALKHPDCKIHTLHLAATGLTDRACSYLGPAISANKSLRKLRLSYNRLDGPHFGDLMTALSSPTCQLEELDLCNNWLADTSCSLLASGLRSNQSLKILELSFNYLNCPYFGDLMEALSSPTCAVEHLRLKDILLDDEHLPLMMPLINNKNLTYLDLSNNSLTGASTPHLRDLILQSPSLKSISLFFNHRLPYEDRRSLLNLRAQKPGLDISID
- the LOC120920973 gene encoding NACHT, LRR and PYD domains-containing protein 3-like isoform X3; this translates as MFSEKLVQDILDAGKEAIMGFLEAIYDLQFFNAPTHLYALRDELDKFGDSVMQQILLDRNGHPLTPELKEIQEHHKQHLLEIAIPKPSESTEQKCYVSDRYMDLIVSHVRPFHRSANHKLLETAEKHKDYVRPAAGSVSPNRLFSWCQNLRCAPHAVMVTGVPGIGKTTLLEKLVCDWANGKFYQQFSFIFFLRFRDLNKLEKISLESMILQEYPYLENQLGNILENPERLLFIFDGLDESVHEIDFIFGQLPRDIKQVENVGAVVVGLAKQFLLKGCSLLMTSQPDRLAGKDINIFKRALEVIGFLPKESQLYIERFFMNKEISEKVLGFLRENGVLYTFCYNPSYCWIICTVLSKFFKGQSTNDDQMMPSLPKTLTQLFAAFIADVLSKHSLDKIKARSLLTSIGWMAEHEVMNHITKFEKQTLSQFNVDPTSNLFPELMKEYTRSPEASFSFLHPITQEFLAALVHYIDYSPENLESSLKRTKFFKDNYGELFLSFLCGLSDISTRTILEPYLGDFSSDAAEDVLTWLKKEVTEFKTLKKRRLLSICFKFFELQNKEFVLECLGSLRHFNIGQVNLTPLDCSVVSFTIQSFEEIEVLGLGECKLRREDVERFAPALHKIRDIGFNDSRFGDDGVKFICSALKHPDCKIHTLHLAATGLTDRACSYLGPAISANKSLRKLRLSYNRLDGPHFGDLMTALSSPTCQLEELDLCNNWLADTSCSLLASGLRSNQSLKILELSFNYLNCPYFGDLMEALSSPTCAVEHLRLKDILLDDEHLPLMMPLINNKNLTYLDLSNNSLTGASTPHLRDLILQSPSLKSISLFFNHRLPYEDRRSLLNLRAQKPGLDISID